The following proteins are encoded in a genomic region of Lemur catta isolate mLemCat1 chromosome 10, mLemCat1.pri, whole genome shotgun sequence:
- the STOM gene encoding stomatin, whose translation MAEKRHTADTEGRRAASSFSDGCTGLGPCGWLLVIVSFLFTLITFPISIWMCIKIIKEYERAIIFRLGRILQGGAKGPGLFFILPCTDSFIKVDMRTISFDIPPQEILTKDSVTISVDGVVYYRVQNATLAVANITNADSATRLLAQTTLRNVLGTKNLSQILSDREEIAHNMQSTLDDATDDWGIKVERVEIKDVKLPVQLQRAMAAEAEASREARAKVIAAEGEMNASRALKEASMVITESPAALQLRYLQTLTTIAAEKNSTIVFPLPIDMLQGIIGAKR comes from the exons ATGGCTGAGAAGCGGCACACGGCGGACACCGAAGGCCGGCGGGCCGCCAGCTCTTTCAGTG ATGGTTGTACGGGCCTTGGACCTTGTGGATGGCTTTTGGTGATTGTCTCATTCTTATTCACACTTATAACTTTCCCAATATCAATATGGATGTGCATAAAG ATTATAAAAGAGTATGAAAGAGCCATCATCTTTAGATTGGGTCGCATTTTACAAGGAGGAGCCAAAGGGCCTG gtttgtttttcattctgcCGTGTACTGACAGCTTCATCAAAGTGGACATGAGAACTATTTCATTTGATATTCCTCCTCAGGAG ATCCTCACCAAGGATTCAGTGACAATTAGCGTAGATGGTGTGGTCTATTACCGCGTTCAGAATGCAACCCTGGCTGTGGCAAATATCACCAACGCGGACTCCGCAACCCGTCTGTTGGCACAAACTACCCTGAGGAACGTTTTGGGCACCAAGAACCTCTCTCAGATCCTCTCTGACAGAGAAGAAATTGCACACAACATGCAG AGTACTCTGGATGACGCCACCGATGACTGGGGAATAAAGGTGGAGCGTGTGGAAATTAAGGACGTGAAACTACCTGTGCAGCTCCAGAGAGCTATGGCTGCAGAAGCGGAAGCATCCCGGGAGGCCAGAGCTAAG GTCATTGCAGCTGAGGGAGAAATGAATGCATCCAGGGCTCTGAAAGAAGCCTCCATGGTCATCACTGAATCTCCTGCAGCCCTTCAGCTCCGATACCTTCAGACACTGACCACCATCGCTGCTGAGAAAAACTCAACGattgtcttccctctgcccattGATATGTTACAAGGCATCATAGGGGCAAAACGCTGA